From the Candidatus Aquicultor sp. genome, one window contains:
- a CDS encoding SpoIIE family protein phosphatase produces MVVEKSLEFGREQTYIDILSQLLDTGCLLSSKLTSRELNECIISEAKRVFDAIAFWIVLYDVRSDRLKMHSYWGPNSNELAWSTLRPDQGVVGRVFLMHRPTVALVAKSPSNPINASLLSDDKPLIAAFPLSVAGKKLGVLGFVSESLTKCALSTSEIEVVGQAFANQVAVALEMVRIIETKDKIENELKQSLRNVETLNKIGIDLIKDLDLSIIIRKVARYTTQILNADAAAVNIGSADATPAETAYFYNMPAGAENLLRAKHTICSTVFERPRRVVINDYPSSSWATTEFIKAGISCIAMVPVISRGHVLATISAISLNPEREFTDENVNELEFLANEMAVAIENASLYHAQVETREKIEAYAGQLQLLNDLSQNIIKEEDSEKMSALLADAARKLLNCSVSIVSLGSRYGSSIQRYSWSTDELNACMLDIEERDLSLHGGLGGEMYRTKRTLRFNAIADYPHCTSLPEGHPNVRGILGSPLLDSKNNFIGQIVVTSKNDGSGFNQTDEELLVALCAQVAIGIEKAEAYKQEHGIAEALQQAILAIPDSLPGLEVGSTYEAAGEVAKVGGDFYDLFELGDGRIGIVIGDVSGKGLKAATITSMVKSTVRAFAYTGLSPSRVITEANKVICRQLGLNQFITMLFGVLEPESGALNVCRAGHPEMVILEENSCRYCHMESNMPIGIFEDVVYEENEVSITPGQGIILYTDGLTEARQEKKILGDDGLIEAVSLMAPGLSAQKVANDLVALARHVSGGKQQDDIAIIVIRLLGQESVLV; encoded by the coding sequence ATGGTCGTCGAGAAAAGCCTCGAATTCGGTCGCGAGCAAACATACATAGATATCCTGTCACAGCTTCTCGATACAGGTTGCCTGCTTTCAAGCAAGCTGACATCGCGCGAGCTCAACGAATGTATTATCTCGGAAGCCAAGCGGGTTTTTGATGCAATAGCCTTTTGGATTGTACTGTATGATGTCAGAAGCGATCGTCTTAAGATGCATTCCTACTGGGGGCCAAACAGCAACGAATTAGCATGGTCAACGCTCCGACCCGATCAAGGGGTAGTCGGGAGAGTATTTTTAATGCACAGACCGACTGTGGCACTTGTTGCCAAATCTCCCAGCAATCCTATTAACGCCTCACTCTTATCTGATGATAAGCCGCTGATTGCGGCATTTCCGCTATCGGTTGCCGGCAAGAAGCTCGGTGTGCTGGGCTTTGTCTCCGAATCGCTCACGAAGTGCGCTCTATCAACCTCGGAGATTGAAGTCGTCGGCCAAGCATTTGCGAACCAGGTTGCGGTAGCGCTTGAAATGGTGCGGATTATTGAGACCAAGGACAAAATCGAGAACGAACTCAAGCAGAGCCTGCGAAACGTTGAGACGCTTAACAAGATAGGCATCGATCTTATCAAAGACCTCGATTTATCGATAATTATCAGAAAAGTTGCGCGATACACCACACAAATATTAAATGCAGACGCGGCTGCGGTTAATATTGGAAGCGCAGACGCGACACCCGCCGAAACGGCCTACTTTTATAACATGCCGGCAGGCGCCGAGAATCTGCTGAGAGCAAAACACACCATCTGCAGTACCGTGTTCGAGCGACCGCGCAGAGTTGTTATCAACGATTACCCGAGTTCGTCGTGGGCTACGACGGAGTTCATCAAGGCAGGAATAAGCTGTATTGCCATGGTGCCGGTGATATCTCGCGGTCATGTGCTTGCAACGATTTCGGCTATTAGCCTTAATCCCGAGCGGGAATTTACAGACGAAAATGTCAATGAACTTGAGTTTCTTGCGAATGAGATGGCGGTTGCTATAGAGAACGCATCCCTTTATCACGCGCAAGTCGAAACGCGCGAAAAGATAGAGGCGTATGCCGGCCAGCTGCAGCTGCTTAACGATCTCTCGCAGAATATTATTAAAGAAGAGGACTCTGAAAAGATGTCGGCGCTACTAGCCGACGCGGCTCGCAAACTGCTAAATTGCTCGGTTTCAATCGTCTCGCTGGGGAGCCGGTACGGGTCGTCAATACAGCGGTATTCTTGGTCAACCGATGAACTCAACGCCTGCATGCTCGACATCGAAGAGCGTGATTTATCACTGCACGGAGGGCTAGGCGGCGAGATGTATCGTACAAAGCGCACGTTGCGTTTTAACGCTATTGCAGACTATCCGCACTGCACAAGCTTGCCGGAAGGACACCCCAACGTACGCGGCATACTCGGGTCACCGCTTTTAGACTCAAAAAATAATTTTATCGGGCAGATAGTGGTTACCAGCAAGAACGACGGTTCCGGTTTCAACCAGACCGACGAGGAGTTGCTTGTCGCATTATGCGCACAAGTTGCGATCGGTATCGAGAAAGCGGAAGCGTATAAGCAAGAGCACGGCATCGCGGAAGCCCTGCAGCAAGCGATCCTGGCGATACCGGATAGTTTGCCCGGTCTCGAGGTAGGTAGCACGTATGAAGCCGCCGGTGAAGTCGCCAAGGTAGGCGGGGATTTCTACGACCTATTTGAGCTCGGCGATGGAAGGATAGGCATTGTTATCGGCGATGTTTCGGGAAAAGGCTTAAAAGCGGCAACAATTACTTCGATGGTCAAGAGCACGGTAAGAGCATTTGCCTATACCGGTCTTAGCCCATCCCGGGTTATCACCGAAGCCAACAAGGTTATTTGCCGGCAGCTCGGGCTTAATCAGTTCATAACGATGCTATTCGGTGTTCTGGAACCGGAATCAGGCGCACTTAACGTGTGTCGTGCGGGCCACCCCGAAATGGTCATCCTGGAAGAGAACTCGTGCCGCTACTGCCACATGGAAAGCAATATGCCCATTGGCATATTTGAAGACGTGGTTTACGAAGAGAATGAAGTAAGCATTACACCCGGCCAAGGGATTATTTTGTATACCGATGGGTTGACGGAGGCACGGCAGGAGAAAAAGATTCTAGGTGACGACGGCTTGATAGAAGCGGTAAGCTTGATGGCTCCCGGCCTGAGCGCACAAAAAGTTGCTAATGACCTGGTGGCGTTGGCACGTCACGTTAGCGGTGGTAAACAGCAAGATGATATCGCGATTATCGTTATCCGGTTGTTAGGGCAGGAGAGTGTACTCGTATAA
- a CDS encoding N-acetylmuramoyl-L-alanine amidase — translation MQGFDLKTNRALRVALFSTAMLILFGVVFAGTYALMRDRDTVTSGDRVTVPAFVGRNLEQVKHDAAAAGLNLKIDEWVASKVYSKNQVVAQKPLPNATIEPGKTVVIKVSAGKSYQSEESTTAATMAKDEDLRPLPNPPIQPPSNLAQNVPAGKVVVIDPGHQQRVDLSKEPIGPGSSELKVKNPGGAQGVRTRTPEYVVALEIAEKLERKLRAQGIKVIMTRESNNVTIGNVQRAQVANNAHADLFVRVHQDSSTDRSKHGISTLYPAKNKWTAPIYSQSLEAAKMIEQTLLSVTKATASGIVPRNDLTGFNWAQVPSVLVEAGFLSNPQEDLLLNSDSYQDLIADGLSKGIISYLQSAQ, via the coding sequence ATGCAGGGGTTTGATCTGAAAACCAATCGGGCGTTGAGAGTTGCTCTTTTCAGTACAGCGATGTTGATACTATTCGGCGTTGTCTTCGCGGGTACGTACGCGCTTATGCGCGATCGCGATACCGTGACGAGCGGTGATCGTGTCACCGTACCTGCTTTCGTCGGCCGCAATCTCGAACAGGTGAAGCATGATGCCGCAGCCGCCGGCTTAAATCTGAAAATCGATGAATGGGTGGCCAGCAAGGTATATTCAAAAAATCAGGTAGTCGCCCAAAAACCGCTGCCAAACGCAACCATAGAACCGGGCAAAACTGTTGTAATCAAAGTAAGCGCGGGCAAATCGTATCAATCCGAAGAAAGTACAACCGCGGCAACGATGGCAAAAGATGAGGATCTGAGACCCCTTCCAAACCCACCAATACAGCCGCCGTCAAATCTTGCTCAGAATGTACCGGCCGGGAAGGTTGTAGTCATCGACCCTGGTCATCAGCAGCGCGTTGATTTAAGCAAAGAACCTATCGGGCCCGGTTCGTCGGAGCTCAAAGTGAAGAATCCGGGGGGCGCTCAGGGTGTTCGCACTCGAACCCCCGAATACGTGGTAGCGCTTGAAATTGCAGAGAAGCTCGAGCGCAAACTGCGAGCACAGGGCATCAAAGTGATTATGACGAGAGAATCTAACAACGTTACGATCGGCAACGTTCAGCGCGCTCAAGTCGCAAATAACGCGCATGCCGATCTTTTCGTCCGCGTCCATCAAGACAGCAGCACGGATAGGTCGAAGCACGGCATATCCACTCTATATCCGGCAAAGAATAAGTGGACCGCACCGATCTATTCACAAAGCTTAGAGGCCGCTAAGATGATCGAGCAAACTTTGTTATCGGTTACGAAGGCCACCGCTTCAGGCATTGTTCCACGCAACGATTTAACGGGTTTTAACTGGGCGCAAGTGCCGTCAGTGCTCGTTGAAGCCGGGTTTCTTTCAAATCCGCAAGAAGATCTTTTGCTCAACAGCGATTCGTATCAGGACCTAATCGCTGATGGGCTTAGCAAAGGAATCATCAGCTACCTCCAATCCGCCCAATAG
- a CDS encoding cation-transporting P-type ATPase, with protein sequence MQPYQMTAEDAYRELKTSPKGLNDEEAQVRLEAYGQNKLPEPKRRPLIYKFLANLYNLLAILLWVGGILALIGGLPQLAYAIFFVIIVNAIFSFFQEFKAEKATEALRQLLPSYAKVSRDGEIKQVLAEDVVPGDLLVLDEGDNIPADGRLVDAFEMRTINAAFTGESAPSRRTKDAVLRENLHITEAPNLVFAGTSVASGNGRAVVYATGQNTEFGKIAQLTQTISDELSPLEKEVARAAQVVALLAIGIGVVLFAVSIFLTPLGITNSLLFAIGIITANVPEGLLPTLSLALAIGVQRMVRRHALIKKLSSVETLGSTTVICTDKTGTLTQNEMTVREVWVDEKVLDVSGVGYEPVGDYYYEERKLPKEELQRYEQFWRSAAFCNTSRLLPPGDGRRNWAIVGDPTEAALIVAARKAGLDLDAELKKFPRVYLIPFESARKRMSSIHEENSVDIACVKGAPKETLDLSTRIWLNGQVVPLADEIRDQIIKANDDFARQGLRVLAVAYREVSSNIGFTAQTVEKDLVFLGLMAMQDPPRPEVEHAVAVAQRAGIRIIMITGDYGLTAESIARKIGIITSESPRIMTGTELDTLSDADLETILYTGEVIFARVAPEHKLKIVSAFKDKSEIVAVTGDGVNDAPALKRADIGVAMGITGTDVAKEASEMILTDDNFASIVAAIEEGRSVFDNIKKFVTYIFAHLTPEAVPFIVFVLSGGSIPLAITVLQILAIDLGTETLPALALGVEPAEPGIMERPPRKRGEGIIDRSLLFRAYGFMGIIESVLVMAGFFFILYSGGWHLGTPDITRSSSPLHGLYLAATTMTFLGIVGTQVGTVFASRTNRASVFTIGIFSNMWVAYGIIFELLIVAAIIYIPFLQDIFGTTSVGVVEWSLALVFGVIIFLADEARKAYVRRNIPPSERTYYEREPKTKAEIIAVRKGEAA encoded by the coding sequence ATGCAACCGTATCAAATGACCGCAGAGGATGCGTATCGAGAGCTCAAGACATCGCCTAAGGGTTTAAACGATGAGGAAGCGCAGGTACGGTTAGAGGCTTATGGGCAGAACAAGCTTCCGGAGCCCAAGCGAAGACCGCTCATTTATAAATTTCTGGCGAACCTTTACAATCTCCTGGCGATACTTCTCTGGGTTGGCGGCATTCTGGCACTCATCGGCGGTCTGCCGCAGCTCGCGTATGCCATATTCTTCGTCATCATCGTAAATGCGATATTTAGCTTCTTTCAGGAGTTTAAGGCTGAAAAGGCAACTGAAGCGCTGAGGCAATTATTGCCGAGTTACGCCAAGGTATCGCGGGATGGGGAGATAAAACAAGTACTGGCGGAGGATGTTGTACCGGGAGATTTACTGGTGCTGGATGAGGGTGATAATATCCCTGCCGATGGGCGTCTCGTTGATGCGTTTGAAATGAGAACCATCAACGCGGCGTTTACCGGTGAATCGGCGCCGTCTCGCCGCACGAAAGATGCTGTTTTACGCGAAAACCTGCATATTACCGAAGCGCCGAACCTGGTTTTTGCCGGCACAAGTGTTGCGAGCGGCAACGGACGGGCAGTCGTCTACGCGACAGGGCAGAATACCGAATTCGGAAAAATCGCCCAGCTTACTCAGACCATCAGCGATGAACTCAGCCCGCTTGAAAAAGAAGTCGCCAGGGCGGCGCAGGTCGTCGCGCTTCTCGCCATCGGCATCGGCGTTGTACTCTTTGCTGTATCGATATTCTTAACGCCCCTCGGCATTACCAATAGCCTGCTATTTGCCATCGGCATTATCACGGCTAATGTCCCCGAAGGGCTTCTGCCCACCCTATCGCTGGCGTTGGCAATCGGTGTACAGCGAATGGTGCGGCGGCACGCGCTAATAAAGAAGCTGTCGAGCGTGGAGACGCTTGGCTCGACCACCGTTATTTGTACCGATAAAACCGGTACCCTTACGCAAAACGAAATGACCGTTCGCGAAGTCTGGGTTGATGAAAAAGTCCTGGATGTTTCCGGTGTCGGTTATGAACCTGTGGGTGATTATTACTATGAAGAGCGCAAATTACCCAAAGAGGAGCTTCAAAGATATGAGCAATTCTGGCGCTCGGCCGCATTCTGCAACACTTCGAGGCTTCTCCCGCCCGGCGATGGGAGGCGTAACTGGGCGATCGTCGGTGACCCGACGGAAGCCGCTCTTATAGTTGCCGCTCGCAAGGCGGGACTTGATCTCGACGCCGAACTCAAGAAGTTTCCACGGGTGTACCTCATCCCGTTTGAATCGGCCCGTAAGCGCATGTCGAGCATACATGAAGAAAACAGCGTCGATATCGCTTGTGTAAAGGGAGCGCCTAAAGAAACGCTGGACCTGAGCACCCGCATATGGCTTAACGGCCAAGTCGTCCCGCTTGCCGACGAAATCCGCGATCAGATAATTAAGGCTAACGATGATTTTGCGCGGCAGGGCTTACGCGTGCTTGCCGTCGCGTACCGAGAAGTCAGCTCCAATATAGGATTTACTGCGCAAACCGTTGAGAAAGACCTGGTGTTTCTGGGTTTAATGGCCATGCAAGACCCGCCACGCCCTGAAGTAGAGCATGCGGTCGCAGTCGCCCAGCGGGCCGGTATCCGAATTATCATGATCACGGGTGATTACGGGCTTACCGCGGAATCGATTGCACGGAAAATCGGGATCATTACGAGTGAGAGCCCGCGAATTATGACAGGCACCGAGCTTGATACGCTGTCCGATGCCGACCTTGAAACTATCCTCTACACGGGTGAGGTGATTTTCGCGCGTGTTGCTCCCGAGCACAAGCTTAAAATTGTCTCCGCATTCAAAGACAAAAGTGAGATTGTTGCGGTAACGGGTGACGGCGTTAATGACGCACCAGCTTTAAAGAGGGCCGATATCGGGGTTGCTATGGGCATTACGGGAACCGACGTAGCAAAAGAAGCATCCGAGATGATTCTCACCGATGATAATTTTGCGAGCATCGTCGCTGCAATCGAGGAAGGGCGAAGCGTATTCGATAATATTAAGAAGTTCGTGACGTATATTTTTGCGCACCTCACCCCGGAAGCGGTACCGTTTATCGTTTTTGTTCTTTCGGGCGGCTCGATCCCTCTTGCAATTACGGTACTGCAGATTCTTGCAATCGACCTCGGAACCGAGACGTTACCGGCACTTGCGCTCGGTGTCGAGCCGGCGGAACCGGGGATTATGGAACGCCCACCTCGCAAACGGGGCGAAGGCATAATCGATAGGTCACTCCTGTTCAGAGCATATGGTTTTATGGGAATCATTGAATCGGTTCTCGTTATGGCCGGTTTCTTCTTTATCTTGTATTCGGGCGGTTGGCACCTGGGAACCCCGGATATAACCAGGTCGTCAAGCCCGCTGCACGGCTTATACCTGGCAGCTACAACCATGACATTTCTAGGTATTGTCGGGACACAGGTCGGAACGGTGTTTGCTTCGCGTACCAACCGGGCATCCGTATTTACAATCGGCATATTTTCGAACATGTGGGTTGCATACGGAATTATCTTTGAATTGCTAATCGTAGCGGCGATCATATACATTCCGTTTTTACAGGATATTTTCGGAACGACGTCTGTCGGTGTTGTCGAGTGGTCATTGGCGCTTGTTTTTGGTGTCATCATATTTCTTGCCGACGAAGCACGCAAAGCGTATGTGCGCAGGAATATCCCGCCTTCCGAGCGGACATACTATGAGCGGGAGCCCAAGACGAAGGCTGAAATTATAGCTGTACGCAAAGGTGAGGCCGCATAA
- a CDS encoding TrkA family potassium uptake protein translates to MIALRIIIVGCGRLGSELANSLWLDRHDIAVIDEDPEAFKRLVKTFTGERITGHALDQETLLAAKTTEADAFVSVTGDDNLNIISARIAREIYFVPRVVTRIYDPIRANIYERLGVSTVSTTAWAVSKIEDLIFHRALDTQLSFGNGEVELVRVAIPVGLFGKTVDSITIPGELQVAVITRHGRPFIPTLGTVFESGDVARIVVSRAATDRLEEFISAVA, encoded by the coding sequence GTGATAGCCTTGCGCATAATAATTGTAGGATGTGGGCGTTTAGGGTCCGAGCTTGCGAACTCACTATGGCTCGACCGTCATGACATCGCTGTTATCGATGAAGATCCTGAGGCGTTTAAGCGGCTGGTAAAAACGTTTACGGGTGAGCGAATCACCGGTCACGCGCTCGATCAGGAGACACTGCTTGCAGCAAAAACCACCGAAGCCGATGCATTTGTTTCGGTGACGGGCGATGACAACTTAAATATTATCTCCGCTCGCATCGCGCGCGAGATATATTTCGTACCTCGAGTTGTGACCAGGATATACGATCCGATTCGCGCCAATATCTACGAGCGGCTGGGCGTGTCGACGGTTTCAACGACGGCGTGGGCTGTCAGTAAGATCGAAGACCTCATATTCCACCGTGCGCTCGATACCCAGCTGAGTTTTGGAAACGGGGAAGTCGAGCTTGTCCGTGTTGCAATACCGGTAGGTTTGTTCGGGAAGACAGTCGACAGCATAACGATACCGGGGGAGCTGCAGGTGGCTGTTATTACCAGGCACGGAAGACCGTTCATTCCGACGCTCGGCACCGTATTCGAATCGGGCGATGTAGCTCGCATAGTAGTCTCACGCGCTGCGACAGACCGCCTGGAAGAGTTTATTAGCGCCGTCGCGTAA
- a CDS encoding NAD-binding protein: MYILIAGAGKVGRYLALHLSEAHQIGSIDLNDEHLSQLQGKPNISLYKGDATDPRTLEEAGIQRADLVASVTGDDEDNLVIAQLAKQVYEVPRVIGRVNDPRNQWLFTKRWGVDIAVSSPQIILQLISEEVTLGEVITLLKLKVGELSLVEVTVPEASPAVKRTLMDISLPENVVAVAILRGTDIMVPRGNTVVESGDTVLLVTRPELEKDIRMRLAG, encoded by the coding sequence ATGTATATCTTAATAGCCGGAGCCGGAAAAGTTGGCCGCTATCTCGCGCTTCATTTAAGCGAGGCGCATCAAATCGGTTCCATTGATCTTAACGATGAGCATTTATCGCAACTTCAAGGGAAGCCTAATATATCACTCTATAAGGGTGATGCGACCGACCCGAGAACGCTCGAAGAAGCCGGGATTCAACGCGCCGACTTGGTGGCGTCGGTTACCGGTGATGACGAGGATAATCTTGTTATCGCACAGTTGGCAAAACAAGTGTATGAAGTGCCGCGCGTGATCGGCAGGGTGAATGATCCGAGAAACCAGTGGTTGTTTACAAAGCGGTGGGGCGTCGATATTGCGGTTAGCAGCCCCCAGATAATACTCCAGCTCATTTCCGAGGAAGTAACACTAGGAGAAGTCATAACCTTGTTGAAGCTTAAGGTCGGCGAGCTGTCACTCGTTGAGGTTACCGTGCCGGAGGCATCACCAGCGGTTAAGAGAACGCTAATGGATATAAGTTTACCTGAGAATGTTGTTGCAGTTGCCATTTTGCGCGGCACGGACATAATGGTGCCGCGCGGAAACACAGTTGTCGAGTCGGGCGACACCGTGTTATTGGTAACACGACCTGAGTTGGAAAAAGATATCAGAATGCGGTTAGCCGGTTAG
- a CDS encoding GDSL-type esterase/lipase family protein — protein MRLKNGDTVVFFGDSITKANFGSNYIAALMQLFRENGIMDALKFVNAGRDGDMVGDLISRVDRDVVMRKPDWVVVLVGINDVYYESIFMADPALSAGSGQQSATRHLIDHFSGNYSTLIDSMRSATDNIAVCTTTGLEGDVGFELTERLAIINDRIRTLAYQKHCNLIDVAPAFRERTAELRAAGHQEEYMLTIDGVHLGSQGADVVAHCLFEFFTQE, from the coding sequence ATGAGATTAAAAAATGGCGATACAGTAGTCTTTTTTGGCGATAGCATTACCAAGGCTAATTTTGGCAGCAACTACATAGCGGCGCTAATGCAACTCTTTCGAGAAAACGGCATTATGGACGCGCTGAAGTTTGTGAACGCGGGCCGGGATGGCGATATGGTCGGCGATTTAATCAGCCGGGTAGACCGCGATGTTGTTATGCGCAAACCGGATTGGGTGGTTGTGCTGGTCGGTATCAACGATGTCTATTACGAATCGATATTCATGGCCGATCCGGCATTGAGCGCAGGTTCCGGGCAGCAATCCGCTACGCGGCATCTAATAGATCACTTCAGCGGCAATTACAGCACACTCATCGACTCAATGCGCTCTGCTACCGATAACATAGCGGTCTGCACTACAACGGGGCTGGAGGGTGATGTCGGGTTTGAACTGACGGAGCGTTTAGCGATTATAAACGACCGCATCAGAACGCTCGCCTACCAAAAACACTGTAATCTAATCGATGTCGCACCAGCGTTTCGGGAGCGAACCGCCGAACTGCGAGCGGCAGGTCATCAAGAAGAATATATGCTAACGATCGACGGCGTTCATCTCGGCTCGCAAGGCGCTGATGTAGTAGCACACTGCCTCTTTGAATTCTTCACGCAAGAATAA
- a CDS encoding sulfite exporter TauE/SafE family protein, translating to MECLHWLSCALATGSPVIGAVVMIAFGIGTIPGLAGFGVATRLIGMRAQGMLLKAGAVIIIAAGASLLIRSIPLLHG from the coding sequence GTGGAATGCTTGCACTGGTTGAGCTGCGCGCTGGCAACAGGTTCCCCTGTTATCGGGGCGGTGGTGATGATAGCGTTTGGAATTGGCACAATCCCTGGGCTTGCCGGATTCGGAGTAGCTACCAGGCTGATCGGTATGCGAGCACAAGGCATGTTGCTCAAGGCAGGGGCCGTCATCATTATTGCGGCAGGCGCTTCATTGCTGATACGCAGCATTCCGCTCTTACACGGCTAA
- a CDS encoding energy-coupling factor ABC transporter permease, with translation MHRARTNITISKFVLVIILAPLVTLLTATPAYAMHISEGILPLPWALFWYVVAIPFVIKGTIAMRKNSRNIPAFMPFVGMVSAAVFIISALPIPVPVAGTCSHPAGTGLAAMLIGPFPTIVSASIALLIQALFLAHGGISTWGADVVSMGVVGAISGYITYKVSVKLKLPLTVAAFLTGVVSDWATYTTTSLELALGLSNRQSFLALFKAIFIAFIPTQLPIGILEGFAAAGLFAFVLKRRPDIFIALGIITESQIVVKGGEHENPAFQTD, from the coding sequence ATGCATCGCGCACGCACCAATATTACTATCAGCAAATTTGTATTGGTCATTATTTTGGCTCCGCTTGTGACTTTGCTAACGGCAACCCCCGCTTACGCTATGCATATTTCGGAAGGGATATTGCCGCTGCCATGGGCACTTTTCTGGTATGTAGTCGCGATACCGTTTGTTATAAAGGGCACCATCGCGATGCGCAAGAACAGCCGCAATATACCGGCGTTTATGCCGTTTGTCGGTATGGTGTCGGCCGCCGTCTTTATTATCTCAGCCTTGCCAATACCCGTGCCGGTCGCGGGCACATGTTCTCATCCCGCAGGTACGGGGCTTGCCGCAATGTTGATCGGGCCGTTTCCAACAATTGTATCCGCCTCGATTGCGCTGCTCATACAGGCGCTGTTTTTAGCACACGGCGGCATATCAACGTGGGGCGCGGACGTTGTTTCAATGGGAGTAGTAGGGGCGATATCGGGTTATATTACATATAAGGTATCTGTTAAACTGAAACTACCGCTTACGGTAGCGGCCTTTTTGACAGGCGTTGTATCCGATTGGGCGACATATACAACAACATCATTAGAATTAGCACTCGGACTTAGCAACCGGCAATCATTTCTTGCCTTATTTAAAGCGATATTTATCGCGTTTATTCCTACGCAGCTTCCAATCGGGATTCTCGAAGGCTTTGCCGCCGCAGGCTTGTTTGCTTTTGTTCTTAAGCGGAGACCCGATATCTTTATAGCGCTCGGGATAATAACTGAAAGCCAAATTGTGGTTAAGGGTGGTGAGCATGAAAATCCAGCTTTTCAAACAGATTAG